The following nucleotide sequence is from Phocoena sinus isolate mPhoSin1 chromosome 14, mPhoSin1.pri, whole genome shotgun sequence.
TAGGGAGGGAGGGTTTATGTTCTAGCGCGATTGCAGCCTTTACTAGATTTAATCAGTCCAGGTTGGATCCTGTTTGAGGGGATTGGAGTCAGGAAGCAACGGGGGAgtagaaaggggaggaggaaataTCTTATGATGCAAGGTGAATAATATTTGTGTCCAGCTTTTGTGCTGTGGCCAGGGATGAGACGGAGGTGGATGACTCAGTATGGGGGAGAGTAAAGTAGATCTTCAAGCTAGATCCACAGAAggctgatatttttttttttttttggttttgttttcttgaggGGAGGAGCCTGAAGTGTATTTTACCATTAGTCTACCTTATtctgtaaattaaaatgaaagcacCAGGTGGCCAAGTTttcaaataaagatataaataaggtTTGAGATGACTCAGTGTGGTATATCTCTTTCTGTTCTcaggaaactgaaaaacagagtAGCCGCTCAGACTGCCAGAGACCGAAAGAAAGCTCGAATGAGTGAGCTGGAGCAACAAGTGGTAGATTTGGAAGAAGAGGTAAAAATACTTAAGGCCAAACTCGtatcttttatccattgtatatctttcccTTGGTTAATGGTTGCTTCATCTCCTTTAGAATACAATTGGACATATAATTAAAAGTTAAACTTTTAGTTAATCTAAGTTAGGGTAGATAGGTAGTTGGTTAAGTGGTGAAGCTTGATGAGAGCAGAAATGATTGACCCTCTTGGCATTTGGTGCTAGCTCTATCTCAAAGCTGGTGAATTACAACAATGTTTTATCAGTACtaaaaaattagtaaaagcaGATAGGTAATCATTGCTTAAACTTGAGACCTTTTCTGGCTTATCCAAAAGTCCACTAACGGTTCCCTTCCCCTTCTAGGGTCTACTTGTTACCTAAACTTAAATTGTTGCCAGTTACACATCTTGAATACATAAGCATTATTtgtggtgttctttttttttttaacatgttgatTTTACAGTCCACCACTACCACTTTTATTATTACCCACCAGTTCAagataggatttttttaaacGTCATATCTAAATTAAAGCCACAAGTCACTCTTTGTTGAAGTCTCTATTAGTAGTTGGGGGCATTGTGTTATATGTGACCCCGTGAGATGGCACTTcctaaatagctttttttttgtaattataacCTTGCCTTCTAATACCCACTGTGAACAACTTCGTAAGCATAGAGTTTTCCAAAAGaccagggagaaggaaaggaaacctACTGTAGTGAAACGctgtcaggtggattctttttttttttttttccttgctgtacgcgggcctctcactgttgtggcctctcccgttgcggagcacaggctccggacgcgcaggctcagcggccatggctcacgggcccagccgcttcgcggcatgtgggatcctcccggaccggggcacaaacccgtgtcccccgcatcggcaggcggactctcaacaactgcgccaccagggaagcccaaggtggaTTCTTAAGTGAAAGAATTAGATGTCTTAATAGCCTCTTCTGAACTTTCTTCCAGAACCAAAAACTTTTGCTAGAAAATCAGCTTTTACGAGAGAAAACTCATGGCCTCATAGTTGAGAACCAGGAATTGAGACAGCGCTTGGGGATGGATGCCCTAGTGACTGAAGAGGAGGCAGAGACCAAAGTAAGTCATGTCCTTTATTTGGTGCCATATGTGAGAAATGGTTTTAAGTGAATGACCTCTTTCTTTAATGatacttattcatttttcaagAGTGTAGTGAATAGTACTAAGTcctaataattaaaataagttaCATGACTCTCCAAGAGCAAGTACTAACAAATGCCAGTAGTCGACAAGATATATCTACCATGCCAACATTAAGGAGAACCAGGATAAGAGAGCCAGTCAAACCTGACTTTGAATGCTACTGAAATTATAGTGGTTCTTTGATGAATATGATTGAGAAGAGAAGGGATTCATTGTGATAGTGACACCTTTCTGCTAGAAGAGTGATGTATGGGTTTTAATTTACGAATCATGGCAAATTCAGTGATAATACTTAAGTGGTCTAAGGTTGACAGTAGGGCAGTTCTACTCAGAAGATAATGTTCAggacaaactttttaaaaaattactatccAAAAAGATTCTGGGCTGAAATTCACTATAGAACTTTATTACTAGGAACGTTATTCTTATTGAGAATATAAGTAAGATATTATTTAAGAATATtggtcctgaaaaaaaaaaaaaaaaggaatattggTCCTGCCTGAATCTTTGCTTggggaagaaaaatgtttcattgtACAGAAAATCACAATGAAGTTAGTCTTACCTTCCTTTTCTTATCTCTTCTTGAGGAGGgctcaagaaaatggaaataacaaaggTTTAAGGGAAATGTTTCAGCTCTAAAGAATAGTTTTCTAGCTTTCTTGAAAGTCAAGAATCACAGCTTCCTGGCAAGTATTTCCCTGGGGACTCTCAGGTGTTGGAGCTGTTCATTCACTTTGGTCTTTCCTTCCAGGGGAATGGAGTGAGGCCGGTGGCCGGGTCTGCTGAGTCCGCAGCACTCAGACTACGTGCACCTCTGCAGCAGGTGCAGGCCCAGTTGTCACCCCTCCAGAACATCTCCCCGTGGATTCTGACAGTGTTGACTCTTCAGACTCTGAGGTAGGGCTTATTCAGGTTTACTAAAGAGGTGTATAACTATTTAATTCCATTTGTTTGATGCCTGACATTCCTAACCAGACATATGAGGGCAGAGAAGGTAGTTTCGGTTGAGTTGGAGGTGAACATTAACTACCTTCCTATTTCCAGGTGGTTTAGGACATGGAGTGGAGTATAGATAAATGGGTCTGGTGGGTCCTGGAGGTCATCCTATAGCCTAATGattaatttacattttggaaCCTAGCACTAAGGTAGATTCTCAGTGCATTCTAATAGTTGAACtccatttaattttccttttacagTCTGATATCCTGTTGGGCATTTTGTTCAACTTGGACCCAGTTATGTTCTTCAGATGTCCCTCTCCAGAGTCTGCCAGCCTGGAGCAGCTCCCAGAAGTCGACCCAGAAGGACCCAGTTCCTTACCCGCACCCCCCTCTCCATCCCTGGGGACGTCATCAGCCAAGCTGGAAGCCATTAATGAACTGATTCGTTTTGACCACATATATACAAAGCCCCTAGTCTTAGAGATACCCTCTGAGACAGAGAGCCAAGCTAATGTGGTAGTGAAAATTGAGGAAGCACCTTCCAGTCCCTCAGAGAAAGATCACCCTGAATTCACTGTCTCAGTGAAGGAAGAACTTGTAGAAGATGACTTCATTCCAGAGCTGGGTATCTCAGATCTGCTTTCAACCAGCCACTGCCTGAAGCCATCTTCCTACCTACTGGATGCTTATAGTGACTGTAGCTATGAGGGTTCCCCTTCTCCCTTGAGTGACATGTCCTCTCTGCTTGGTGTAGACCGTTCCTGGGAGGACACTTTTGCCAGTGAACTCTTTCCCCAGCTGATTAGTGTCTAAGGAGTGATCCAATACTGATGCCCTTTTCTTGACTATTACACTGCTGGAAGATATAGCACAGAAGCCTGTGCTTCATTCAAAAAGCCAAAGTAGAGGGTGTATGGTCCTAGAGAATTCctctataaaatatttgttcaaacCTCATAGGTCACCCCAAGTATTGTCTTTTGACATTCAGCAGTCCAGGGTACACAGATACATTACTATAATCCAGAATTAGAGATTCTGAGGTTGTACCTTTATCTTAagggcagtggtttgccctgaAGTATTTACGTAAGCATCACTAGAAAAGTGTCTTAGACATGGAATTAATGAATGGCCCTTTATCATTTCTCTTTACCCATCTTGGCATCCCAGGCTTGCCTCTGATCTTAGGTCCTTTAGTTTGCTTCTGCAAGCAGAGAGAACACCTACCTGAGGGGGCTCCTTTTCCCTCATCATGTACAGTTCAAGTAAAGATCAAGAATCTtttgtaaaatagaaatttacTATGTAAATGCTTGATGGAATCTTTCCCTGCTAGTGTAACTTTTGGAAGGtgctttctccatttatttaaaactacCTGTGCAGTTAAAAAGTACAATGCAGTGTCTTTGTTCTTTGATTCCTTCTTGAACCTCAAGTCTTATTCTCTCTCGGTTTTCACTGTTTGCCATGGTAGTGACTTATCCCACTTCAGTGAGCATGCCACTTTTTAAAGTGACTGAAGGCTTTCCCCCCGTAATTACTGCCTGCTTCAATTCCTGGCTTCCTGAAGTAAACACTGAGCAGTTACTATATTTGAGACAGTTTCTTCAGCCTAATTGACCAGTTAttacagctagtaaatggcagagctagaaCACTTAACAACTTTTGCTATTAACATGTTAGAGAAGGACATGCCATTAAATATCAATACTTTTGCTATTATTATAGAGATTAAGAGGATTTTCTAGACTCAAACTCCCTGGGTTCAACTCTGCCACCAGTTCAGCTGGGTAACCCTGGGCATAAATTACCacttatttcctcatctgtaaaggggtATAATAGTATCTCTAAAGGCTGCTAGAGGATTCAAACAGACGATGCATTATAAGCACTTAGTATATGCCAGGCACCGTCCCAAGCACTCAAAAGTTAACTGTTATCTCCTAATCCACTTTGGAAGGGTTTTAATCTCTTACAGAATTATATACACTCTAGGACATGTTTCACAAAAGAGTGAACCTGTTACAACCCCCAAACTACAGACTTGATAACCTCATCATCCAAGGTGCATCTTTTCCTTGGGAATCCACTTAGAAGATATTAAAGGAGTCCCCtaatttatagaaattattttacccATGCCAGCATTCTATGCCAGTGTTTACTACCTCTGGGGAGGTCAGAGTGAGTGAGCAGACCAAACGAGGTGGGATTCGAAGAATCCCCAGCAGCAAGGCAAAGCAGGCCATGGTTACAGCCAAGTACAAGGGAatgcctttggtgtggttggggGCGTGTCCACAAGCATACTAGTAGGCAAGAGAGCCTAAGGTCCCTGGTTGCTGAAACCAGAGCCCAATCCTAGTACTTGGCAATGCAAACTTGCTTAATCtctgagtttctgttttgtaagtgtAAGAAAAATCCACCAGCTGCCCCACAATTAAAAACCTGATCACCAGATTTTCTAGAACTGAAAACAAGTGCTGAGAATCTATTTAGGGATGTGTAGGCAGATGTAATTACAGATACATTTTAGCTTTCAACATTATAGAACAAGCATCTGAAGACTGGGGCTCAACTAATTTACATTCAATGACATCACATGAAAGAGACAGCTGTACAACAGGAATAACACACAGGACACAACCTGTGTAGATTGAGTTTTCATTTCCTGCACAGATGGGTGAGAATTACTAAACACTCAGGATATCCTATCTTCATACTGAAACACTAAATGGAAtggttagaaataaaaacatctttcTCTGCAAAACCAAAGCAAGATTTCTATTAAATGCAGAAGGTTGTCCATAACTCAAAGCAGCAGGTGACAGATACCTGTACACCATTTCCCTGGGCCTTGTAACACCAATGTGTGCTTCTCTGCTTTTCTACTAGGTGTGTTCCTGGAGCAGGCAAAGTAGCGACAGAACTGTAGGCAGAGGTAATTAATACCTCCTACTCCAAGAGTATTTTATGGCATCAAATTCTAATCTTCTAAGATTAAATCTTTACCCTCTAACTAACTACTAAAGTTAATTAGGGACAGGAAGACTGGCTTGTTTACCCACTAACCAGTCGCTGAAAGACAACATTCCTGTCTTGCTGGAGCTATATAGTCTAACACCACATAACTGCATGTAGCTCATCTCTCAAATGCCACTAGTAGAATATTTGAACCAAACTGATACATACAAAACTATATTCCCTCAAGGAGTTTAAAGTTACACTGCCTGAACCATACTTTATTGTAGATTATTTCAATGAAACCTAAACATGTTAGGCATTGCTGTAAAAAGACCACTGGTCAAGTAGGAACCCTGGACCTGGTGAATTGGATTATTATACTAAATTGTCACGATCTACTTAGGCTTAGTTTACAAatctataaaaatagataactttTAGCTGTGATTTCCAAATTTTGGTAAAGAAAACAATATCCTGAGTTTTCTGTAGCCGCAACTCAAACTCTGCCTGCCCACAAATCAGGGATCCACATTTATCAACTAATGGTTGTAAATATGCACGCAATACCGCCACCCAGTGACCTGTCAACTCAAGAAAGGAATGACCATGTAACTGGACATCTAGAGGAATTTTCCTACTCCCTATTTTTAAAGGTCCCAAACTTGATTTCATTTACTTAAGTGCACAATATCTCAAATAGTCCAAAACACTTGTTTTATTGAAAACGAAATACAAAAACACCAGattctcattttaaagtaaaattaacagCATCTTCCACAACTTTCCAAGTACTCCACCATCCTTAtcactattaaaaaacaaaaccaagttccagatacaaaataattaatgaaCCCACTGGTGAACATTCTTCTCATGGTTCTAGTTtccactcattttaaaaattttacatttgcacCTTTTCAAGAATGAGTAccaatttttatttgattaatatctgtgAGAACCGCACTTAACTTTCttcatatgaaataaaaaaaaaacaaaaccacacataCCCTAATCAAACTCagagaaaatacacatttgtTCATTAAAGCTCACCTGCTTTAGATAATTTTTTCTCTTCACACATTAGCATAGTAAGCCAATGTTTGATCCATGCTGCAaaagctgtacaaaatgaaaagacctgTTAATTCCCTAGGGAAACCTTAAGGCAAAAGCCTTActctacaaaagaaaaacaaagcagaggcATGGGGACTGTGGAGACGGCTCAGATGAGTAAGCACCACATGGATGAAGACAATTTTTGTACAAACATATGCAggataaagtttaaaaaggagCATTGAACATCCATGTTTCCTGCAGAAATAATGATCATGTCAGGTAAAATGACTTCTGAAACAAGTTCTGCTTGGATCTTAACAGAATCTTATTAGTTCTCTCCTACATATACCCGTGGTATCTGAGCCTTGTTTCAGAgctcttctttcctcctgttcACTGTACAGACCTGGATCCCAGGCCTGCCCAACAATCCCTATAGAAGACAGTGTTAGTGTGCTTGGGTCCTTCTTTGGAAAGCTGTCACCTCTCCTTCACCTGAACACTGGGACTAACTCCAAATTCCAGGCAGTCACTTCATGTTTTTGAGCTGTAGCAGAACAAATGCATGGAGGTTTAAGGCTACAAACTTTACAAGTTGGTCCCATTAACAATGACCTAGAGGCAGGAGTTTTTTAGACGGCATGAATCAAACACTTGCACGTTTCAACAGAATACAGTTTACATTCATCTCTAAATCTGAGATTAAGAAACTATTAGCTGGTTTCCAACTGTTTCAATACTGGTTTGaagtttgaataattttattgtgtagacattaaatattttgtttaaatattaaacattaaatcTTTTCCTGACTATCcagacagaaatagagaaagcagGAACAACAGGCAGGAGAAGAAACAGTCCAGTTAACAGACTTGTGACTTCTATgccatctgtaaaaaggggaggGACTTCGGCATGGGTTTCAAAATTGCCTGGGAGCTGCCTCCTAAAGTCACCTCTACTTGGTATAAACCATGTTTTCTACACAAGGTATCTGATTCCAACAAAGGcaaaagaaacccagaaaacaaaacagaaagaactgGGGTGGTCTCCCATTGTCTGATAAAAGAGCTAGTATTACACTCAGTAAGTTATAGTGGATATTTTGTAGCACTAAAGAAATTGTCATTTTACTTCGTACTACTGAGTCCTTGCCACGAGGAAGAGCTCTTCCTGAGAAATAAAAAACTTCAATCCTGGTTACCCTCAGAGGACGCCTTGAGCCTGGTTAAGGTCCTCAAGATGAAGATTTCCTGCTAGCAGGAAGCTATTCTCTAACTTTTAGGCTTACTGCACCATAGTTGAAACAATAGGCAAACTGGCTATTTCAGTAAATCTCAATGTCACTTGCCCATATGTGCTCAGCTAATTATTCAGTCACTGTTTtctaaattaacattaaaaactcaACTTGCTTATACAggcacaactttttttttaaactacagaagTTATATGCTGAGCTTAGCTGATACAGCACTGCCCCAGGATTACCTGAGGGATGCTTCTCCCAGAACCAATTCACACATGGTTTACCTCACAACCTTTTAAACTATCACTCAAAGTTAATTAAGCTGTAAACATTACTGAATAGCTGGGCTTATCGATTATGCAAGGGAAACCAAGGAGCAACAGTAGCACAAGGCAAAAGAGCCTCAAAGGAAAaaccttttctttgtatttttcattgcattttcaGAGGCAAAGAGGGGAGCCACAACGCTACTGGCTATTTAATTAATATAGCTACAATGAATTGACAACTAATATACAGGTTTCAGAGCCTCTGTTAATTTCCCCAGCATAGGCTTAAGCTActgcctcctttctccttctccccaaTCATATATAGTCACCACTGTAAACAGAGCTCATAACTACAGATGAAGTTGTGGCTTGACTGTCAAAGTACACATAGTAGGAAAGCATCCTACTTTCTTAATGCATCTTTTTCAACTCAAGTATCTGAATGATATAGACAATGTGACAGATGACTTAAAAGTCATGCTTACACATATAGCTTCTATACTTGACTTTGCAGAATGTACTCCTTATTCCTTTAATAAGACCCCTAGAAAACTGCTTTTCTCTTGAGACAAGTTTCCTTGGCAAAAACTGAATTCAAGAAATGGCTACCCAAAATGAGAGTCCCACCCCAAATCACAGGTGGAGCTATTACACCCGTTTCAAAACTTTCAAGTCCCTATACTGTACAAGCAGGCTCATGACTGAACACATAAGCCTTCTAAAATTTGACAACTTTAGTACAGAAACTGGTATCTAGAGTTCCATCTCTTCTTCTGTGCAAGCAGCTGTCTCCAAACTAGTGTAAACAGGCAACCCTGTTTGCCGAGGTTCCAAGAACAGTTCAGTTCTTTGAGGGTAGGCAGTGCCAGCAGCTGCATGCTTAGTTTGGCTCTCTCCTGTGTAGTTCTTAGCATTAGATGACAGCTTTGGCTTATCAGAAAGGAGTTCAGGGAGAGGTTTCCAGAGCACAAGCTCCATGGAAGGACGGCTCCTAAGacataaaatacagatttttatcaataattttataacatgaaaataaaagatatacattGAAAAACTAATGTTTGCTACCTAACATCTAAAAACGGATGGGATTAAATAGGAGATTTATGACAATCCAAATTGATCTTTACAAAGGCCACTCAAGTACATTTAATTTTACAGTTCTGCATGCATTTTTAAGCAAACCAACTGGTTGTACTGATGCTGTGATCAGAATATAAACATTCAACATGTAAAACAGAGGCCCTTGATTTATTATAGTGTTTTCTTAAACTGTGGTTAATATTAGCAGATGTGAGCTACTATCTTGTACTAAaccattataaatgaaaaagaaacattggCCAAACACACTAAAAATATCTCAGTATGCCTTTTGCTTAGTACAGCTATGAAACACAATGCTTTTTGCAGTAAGCCACTGTCTGTGCCTACCCCACCCCCTCGCTGCCCTCTCCATCTAGTGATGGTTTGATGGTTTCTGGGACCCAAGGGcaagtaaggaaaaataaaacacaaacaatgaagaacacaCTCCCCTACACACAAGGCTAGCTTCTGGAAAACTACCAAGAGCAGAAAGTGCTATGTTTTAGGCTGGAGGGCAACGTGACCTGCTTACTCTTGGCTAAACTATTTACCCACCTTAAGGGCTGGGTAGTCAGAATTATAAGATCAAGCTAGGAGGCTAATGCAAAACCCTTGTGTGCTAACATCGAGCAGCAGTGGAACCCACTGTGTCTAAAGACAATACTGTCTCATCTACCTGGCATCAGTGGGACTGGTATCCTAAGAGAATTTTTCAGATATCTGACACTTACCCTCACTGAGTACCAAGTCTATCCAAAGTCTTTTCTAGGCAACATCTAAATGGCACTTTATAACTTGCCCactacagttggccctctgtatctgtgggttttTGATTcagaccattttatttttttaattaattaatttatttacttattcttggctatgttgggtcttcattgctgcgtggttttctctagttgtggcgagtgggggctactctccgttgcagtgcgtgggctccccattgtggtggcttctcttgttgcagagcacaggctctaggcgtgcgggcctcAGAAGCtacggcacgcgggctcagtagttgtggcacaagggcttagttgctccgtggcatgtgggatcttcccagaccagggcttgaacctgtgtcccctgcattggcaggcggattcctaaccactgcgccaccagggaagccctcagaccattttatataagggaacTGAGCATCCCTGGATTTTAGTATCCGCAGGGGGTCTTGGAACCAATCCCCCCATGGATATTAAGAGACAACTGTACTTTACAGAGTTGGTAATGACCACTTGAAATCATCTAAGCTCAAGGACTACAAGAATTACAGGGCTATCATTAGTTCTTATGTAAATGGGCTCCAGGCTGCTTTGCTTTTCAGGTTCTTATGTTTGCTTTCCAGTTGCCTATCCTGTTCTCACACTGTACTGTCACTATTGACTACTATGAGTTTGTCTGTTCTGCTGTTTTTGTGTTTCTACTCTGATGACTGAGGAAACCAGATAACTGAGCTGATCAAACTGGGTCTAAACGAAGTGCAAAATGGCTCTTAGAGCTAAAGGCCTGAGGGGCTACACACTATGAGGTAAGAATATGAGCTGTGGATTGTGGCCTTTGTGATAACTTTTTTGACTGCTGGGAGACTTTTGTTTCCTAGGTCCTAATAGTGGTCCTAGATAACTGAGAGAGCCAGGTAAAAGGTACTTTTGAAATGTGGTTCCTACATCCTATCATAGGTATTTGAgagaatg
It contains:
- the XBP1 gene encoding LOW QUALITY PROTEIN: X-box-binding protein 1 (The sequence of the model RefSeq protein was modified relative to this genomic sequence to represent the inferred CDS: deleted 2 bases in 1 codon), coding for MVVVAAAQSPAAGAPKVLLLSGQPAAAAAAAGAPVGRALPVMVPGQRGASPEAASGGPPQARKRQRLTHLSPEEKALRRKLKNRVAAQTARDRKKARMSELEQQVVDLEEENQKLLLENQLLREKTHGLIVENQELRQRLGMDALVTEEEAETKGNGVRPVAGSAERSTQTTCTSAAGAGPVVTPPEHLPVDSDSVDSSDSESDILLGILFNLDPVMFFRCPSPESASLEQLPEVDPEGPSSLPAPPSPSLGTSSAKLEAINELIRFDHIYTKPLVLEIPSETESQANVVVKIEEAPSSPSEKDHPEFTVSVKEELVEDDFIPELGISDLLSTSHCLKPSSYLLDAYSDCSYEGSPSPLSDMSSLLGVDRSWEDTFASELFPQLISV